The DNA segment ctacatatcatttgaaaaattaatatgaaaatacagaatttcaatgtttctacaaattatctacaaaatttctacaaactgttcataacagaatttatctttatttttatgcatgttcgtctggaacactaaagttacttgatatgccaacatctcgCGTTACAgaggaatacaacttatctacaattttctacaactttcacacattattttcacccagttaaatacaactacaataacataaaccttacatacaaaatttatacaatatgtcttttgtatattttgtatctgatttatacatagtaaaaacaaatttcatacaattaattatatattatacaacttatctacaattttcgtacattatttctactaagttatataTAACTATAATATTataccacttaaatacaatttttatacaatgttgttcaactttcatacaataggtaaatgaataaaagaaaaataaataaacaaagtctacaatttttctataatttttgcaatataatgtatgtcatgtcttcttcttcttcttcttcttcttcttcttcttcttcttcttcttcttcttcttcttcttcttcttcttcttctttcaatctgaaattcagccaaaactaagtctaatcttcaccaaaatccctcaaaattgagatataaactccaaaccatattctcaattattttcaacaacactcaAGCCAAACatataatgatttttgaaaacccaaatttgaattcaaagcttcaaagctttttaatggctgtcaatggtgaaattgctgctctcttttcctttgctttgtattactgaaatttgggattaagagatagagagagacgtaaagagaattctcaattctttgcaacaacatccaatccaaacaaacaaatgtcttttgaaaacccaaattcgaattcaaagtttcaaagctttttaatagtTGTCAATGATGCAGATTTTCGCTGGTTTTAGACGAGGAAATCGTgggtgattgaagaggaaatcgtggggtGTGATTTGATACGTGAGTGAGGTGGTTGTAAAATATTTGAAAGAATATTTAATTCCCCAATATTAGCGCCCCTAAATAAGGAAGTCTACAGTtacaataattttttatttaatgaattatttatattttgtagaaatactattagcatgacgaataatatgcaaactatgaacatatttgatAATATAATTTCGAGAAACCGAAAATTTCCCTATACGAAAAGATAAAAGGTTAGCTGACCCACAGGTCTTGAAAGCCCATACAAATTACAAAGTCATTGACGGCATGCCAATTTAGTCAAATGTATTTAACAAACCCCACATGCCCTGTCTAATATTCTCTACATTcctcatatttatatttttttttttgtttttttgtttgtttttcattTGGTGCCGATATATATTTTAAGACCTCAGTTAAATTTGGATTCGTGGCAAGAAATCTCGCATTAAGGTAAAATATTCCCAAATAAAAACCTCAGACTCAAACTCGAAAATTTtagttaaaaataaaaatagaagaattAATCCAAATAGTCGCTTACTCAattgcttaaactaaaaatagccagCGATGGTATAATATACGcattatttatatattatacATATGTAATTGTATATAATCAATgcataatatatgtatatggctagaaaaCATAAATAGTAAATATgaccggctatttgtgtaaagatcccaaAATATAACTTATTGCGCGTCAGATCGGATATGAGCTGGTCGAAAACGGGTAATataaaaacggataaattatccgaccccatccatatttaatacggataaaataTGGGTTAACCGACAGATAATAtaaatatccatattatccatgacttcttgaatatgatcactttggGACCCAAACTTTAGTAACTCCCAAATTAAGGCTTTACAAATATGAAAATTAAACTCATTAGTTAtctattggttatccattttctacatggataatatggttcttattcatatttaacccatttttaaaaaatttataattCAACCTATTTTTTTAAGAATAATACGGGtgaataaatattttcttttatccaTTTTGTTACCGCTATGTTTGTTTCTCCACATTCCTCACAGCTAATTAGTACTACTACTAATAACTACTGATATATACAGTGAGAACACCACATTTGTTAATGGCACTGTCCCACTCTCTACTCTTGTCGGTGGTTTAACTTTTGAATCCCAATCCCCTCATCTCATCTCATATTTGTGTTCACCTCTACACACTATTCCTTAAATTAAAAATCCAAACATCACCACCACTATTTAATACACCCATCTTCTTGATTCTCAAAAACTCTACTCTCACTTCTGCATTTTCAAGATTCTTATTAGCAAAGatcttattttttcttaattggGTTGTAAAAATCATGAGAATATACCAAGAAATGAaagaggaagaagctcaaacaagAAGTATTACTACATATACAGTAACACCAACTGCAGCTTCAGTTGcggtagcagcagcagcagcagcaagtGGGAAAAAAGAAGGATGTAATGGACTATTGGGTAAAGGTAAATATAAATTGTGGGTATTGGCTGCAATTTTATTGCTAGCTTTTTGGTCTATGTTTACTGGCTCTCTCACTCTCAGTCTCAATTGGTCTGCTGCTAATCTCAGCCGTCTATCCGATGCTTCTGATTTCTCGATCCATGATGATCTTGATATTCTGGTACTTTTTCTActctcctttttcctttttctttgatggGTCAGTTACTATAAGGTAAAAATCTCaagtaaataagaaaaaatatttgATCTTTTCTAGATTTAGTGGTTGTGTAGTTAACAGATTCAAGTAGTTTGGTATTGAAATATAGTTGATTGGTTGTAGTAGGCTTTTATTTCAAGTCAATTCATCTTAAAAGTCCTGCTCGAGCTATGGGGCTATCGGAAATCTATTTTCTATCTTCACATGTTAGGGATAAGTTATGCGTACACACCTCCCAGACCCCACGTGCCGAGGGTTTCTCGGAAATAGCTCTCTACCTGCACAAGGCAGGGGTAAGAGATGCGTACACCCCCTCCCAAACCCCACGTACCAAGAGTTTCTCGGTAATAGCTCCTGCACGAgttaggggtaaggtttgcataCACACCACCCTCCCCACACCCCATGCGTGAGAATGTAATGGGTTTGTTGTTGACtacttgttgttgttgtcacC comes from the Nicotiana sylvestris chromosome 4, ASM39365v2, whole genome shotgun sequence genome and includes:
- the LOC104212073 gene encoding uncharacterized protein, which translates into the protein MRIYQEMKEEEAQTRSITTYTVTPTAASVAVAAAAAASGKKEGCNGLLGKGKYKLWVLAAILLLAFWSMFTGSLTLSLNWSAANLSRLSDASDFSIHDDLDILELEEKERMVKHMWDVYTQSSRIRLPKFWQEAFQAAYLDLTSDSPAIRDTAVAEIAKMSMRSISTYESPSNQQSEPREVKKERGSKSEPKTITKQQQ